A part of Prolixibacteraceae bacterium genomic DNA contains:
- a CDS encoding MFS transporter, with protein sequence MNRKIQFPINVSKYPFFYGWVIMIVGTFGMLGSIPGQPFGVSAFTDALMSVTHLTRNEISLYYLIGTLFSACCLPFVGIMYDRFGVRIVMLSATVGLALIQGILSYSEFVIQMLGGGTSIMIYMILVFFSIRLLGQGTMALVSRAMIMKWFDQKRGVANAVSGTMVSVGFSIAPSILLTLLYLYGWEKSYRILAISLMCLSVIIFFFYADTPEKYHLHPDGEAGSNVSKSLKGRTIKEALRTYPFWIICLVTGFCNFFIGGFTFHITSIAEEFQWSKDMVVNLFIYATAISVFCALLANIISDYVASKYVLAACVFGILIASIGLFMRGYAAYYWCLVVGIAIFSGSFTASAAVLHPRFFGRANLGQISGVNMTVMVVMSAIAPFIFSLCREDIGSYIWAGAICMVISLILLLGALFVRDPKR encoded by the coding sequence GGCTGGGTGATAATGATTGTTGGGACCTTCGGAATGCTAGGAAGTATCCCTGGTCAACCTTTTGGAGTTTCGGCATTTACAGATGCTTTAATGTCTGTAACCCATCTTACACGCAATGAAATAAGTTTGTATTATTTGATCGGAACTTTGTTTAGTGCATGCTGTTTACCTTTTGTTGGGATAATGTATGATCGATTTGGGGTTAGAATTGTAATGTTATCTGCGACAGTTGGATTGGCTTTAATTCAGGGGATATTATCGTATAGCGAATTTGTTATACAGATGTTAGGAGGAGGAACGTCGATTATGATTTATATGATTTTGGTGTTCTTTTCTATTCGCCTTCTAGGTCAAGGTACTATGGCTCTTGTGTCAAGGGCGATGATTATGAAATGGTTCGATCAAAAGAGAGGCGTTGCCAATGCTGTAAGCGGTACGATGGTAAGTGTAGGTTTCTCTATTGCACCTTCTATACTATTAACACTGCTTTATCTTTATGGGTGGGAGAAGTCTTATCGAATATTAGCAATATCATTAATGTGTTTGTCTGTAATTATCTTCTTCTTCTATGCAGACACCCCAGAAAAGTATCATTTACATCCTGATGGTGAAGCAGGATCTAATGTTTCAAAGTCTCTAAAAGGTCGAACAATTAAAGAGGCTTTGCGTACATATCCTTTTTGGATTATCTGTTTGGTAACTGGTTTCTGTAATTTCTTTATTGGAGGATTTACTTTTCATATCACTTCTATTGCAGAAGAGTTCCAATGGAGTAAGGATATGGTTGTAAACTTATTTATTTATGCAACTGCAATTTCTGTTTTTTGTGCATTGTTGGCCAATATTATAAGTGATTATGTTGCATCAAAGTATGTGTTAGCAGCTTGTGTTTTCGGAATATTAATTGCATCAATAGGACTGTTCATGAGGGGATATGCAGCGTATTATTGGTGTCTTGTAGTTGGTATTGCTATTTTCTCTGGATCTTTTACCGCTAGTGCAGCTGTACTTCATCCTCGTTTTTTTGGGCGAGCTAACCTTGGTCAGATAAGTGGTGTGAATATGACAGTTATGGTTGTGATGAGTGCTATTGCTCCATTTATATTTAGTTTGTGTCGTGAGGATATTGGAAGTTATATCTGGGCGGGGGCTATCTGTATGGTCATTTCGCTAATACTCCTTTTAGGGGCACTTTTTGTTCGTGACCCTAAAAGGTAG